The Comamonas sp. GB3 AK4-5 genome includes a region encoding these proteins:
- a CDS encoding efflux RND transporter periplasmic adaptor subunit — MAVMLAVQAQPAPVSVAKKPAAAMPGVTSALEQRDIRAQLAPRRYTTLAAEIGAKVQRLPVVEGGAFRQGQLLVQFDCSLQQAQLNKAQAGVDATEKTWRANQRLAELNSVGKIELDTSQAEWNKARADAAASRSLLGKCQITAPYAGRIAEQKIREQQYAQPGQALLDILDDSVLELEFLVPSRWLSWLHQGTAFEVRIDETGKTYPAKVQRLAARVDPVSQSIKVNAAIHGKFPELIAGMSGQVLMAPSQ; from the coding sequence ATGGCTGTCATGCTTGCGGTACAAGCACAGCCAGCTCCGGTATCCGTAGCAAAAAAGCCGGCGGCAGCCATGCCCGGCGTGACCAGCGCGCTGGAGCAGCGCGACATCCGCGCCCAACTGGCGCCGCGCCGCTACACCACGCTGGCGGCCGAAATCGGCGCCAAGGTGCAACGCCTGCCCGTGGTGGAGGGTGGCGCCTTTCGCCAAGGCCAGTTGCTGGTGCAGTTTGATTGCAGCCTGCAGCAGGCCCAGCTGAACAAGGCCCAGGCTGGCGTGGATGCCACCGAGAAAACCTGGCGTGCCAACCAGCGCCTGGCCGAGCTGAACTCGGTGGGCAAGATCGAGCTGGACACCTCCCAGGCCGAATGGAACAAGGCCCGTGCCGATGCGGCGGCCAGCCGCAGCCTGCTGGGCAAATGCCAGATCACCGCGCCCTATGCCGGCCGCATCGCCGAGCAAAAAATCCGAGAGCAGCAATACGCCCAGCCCGGTCAGGCGCTGTTGGACATCCTGGATGACAGCGTGCTGGAGCTGGAGTTTCTGGTGCCATCACGTTGGCTGAGCTGGCTGCACCAGGGCACGGCCTTTGAGGTGCGCATAGACGAAACCGGCAAAACCTACCCGGCCAAGGTGCAGCGCCTGGCCGCGCGGGTGGATCCGGTGAGCCAGTCCATCAAGGTCAACGCCGCCATCCACGGCAAGTTCCCCGAGCTGATTGCCGGCATGAGCGGTCAGGTGCTGATGGCGCCGTCGCAGTAA